The Bacillus carboniphilus genome contains a region encoding:
- a CDS encoding cell wall-binding repeat-containing protein, giving the protein MRMLKKLFLLSILVVLGLAIVPTEKAEAEESGSCADGSSWGFSNYDFCLKSYSSGDDVFASITTTSSIERHWEMSLQRKVNGSWTTISTRTGYVSKSSPSNETFTNVERSNSPLKIYVKFYNDSSFSDYYGAAQSPYLYHKSNSNSLSYTGTVNDTTVLKYSFEIDEQGVLNVSSISNSEEISYTILNSKNESFDHDDTLVAGKYELYVTGLSAEFKEYNISLSGVNFSRYSTTLPSLNITNPQNNYVRLSKNTDQINIKGSSNGDITSISTPWLSQEFNVGTSFVKNVSLGLGMNDLSISTELNNGNARTEVKKVVSPTSKRITGSDRIETSTLISKEISKWGIQTDTVVLANSLGFPDGVSAVTLAANNNAPILLSNPDTLTSELKNEISRINPSKVLIIGGTDVISSNIENELKGLGVTNIQRIGGSNRYVTNTNIANEVVKETTTQAFIVRGDDFPDAIAIASYAAMFGQPVLLTTNDQLSNEVTSFLDENESISSFLIVGGINAVSESVEDQLSQEGTVHRISGVDRYDTSHNVVKFFQINSSSAIISDGTNFPDAISGSVFGALNRYHFILSDPNTLNSSTQSALDYLSWKNPSADSLDGLYILGGISNSVQSKIDSTYIK; this is encoded by the coding sequence ATGAGAATGCTAAAAAAGTTATTTTTATTATCTATTTTAGTAGTTTTAGGTTTAGCAATTGTCCCTACAGAGAAGGCAGAAGCAGAAGAATCTGGCTCATGCGCAGATGGTTCTTCTTGGGGATTTAGTAATTATGATTTTTGTTTAAAGTCCTATAGTAGTGGTGATGATGTTTTTGCATCAATTACAACCACCAGCTCTATAGAAAGACATTGGGAGATGTCTTTACAGCGTAAAGTTAATGGGAGTTGGACGACAATCTCTACTCGTACTGGCTATGTCTCTAAATCGAGTCCATCCAATGAAACATTTACAAACGTAGAAAGATCTAATAGTCCTTTAAAAATATATGTGAAGTTTTATAATGACTCCTCTTTCAGTGATTATTATGGTGCTGCTCAATCACCATACCTATATCATAAAAGTAATTCTAACTCATTGTCGTATACTGGTACAGTAAATGATACAACGGTTCTAAAATATTCATTTGAGATTGATGAACAGGGAGTTTTAAATGTATCATCTATTTCAAATTCAGAAGAAATTAGCTATACAATCTTAAATTCGAAAAATGAATCGTTTGACCACGACGATACGTTAGTAGCTGGTAAATATGAGTTATATGTTACTGGATTGTCAGCTGAATTTAAAGAATATAATATATCTTTGTCAGGAGTAAACTTTAGTAGGTATTCAACTACACTTCCTAGTTTAAATATCACTAACCCTCAAAATAATTATGTCAGACTTTCAAAGAATACAGACCAAATTAATATCAAAGGAAGCTCTAATGGCGACATAACTTCAATATCAACACCTTGGCTTTCACAAGAATTTAATGTTGGAACAAGTTTCGTTAAAAATGTATCTCTTGGTCTTGGAATGAATGATTTATCTATCAGTACTGAATTAAATAATGGAAATGCTAGAACAGAAGTTAAGAAAGTAGTCTCACCAACAAGTAAACGTATTACAGGGTCTGATCGTATAGAAACTTCTACATTAATAAGCAAAGAAATATCTAAGTGGGGAATACAGACCGATACAGTTGTCCTTGCAAATAGTTTAGGTTTTCCAGATGGAGTTTCTGCTGTCACACTTGCTGCAAACAATAATGCTCCTATACTTTTATCAAATCCTGATACATTAACAAGTGAACTTAAAAATGAAATTAGTAGAATAAACCCTTCAAAGGTTTTAATTATTGGTGGAACAGATGTAATATCCAGTAATATTGAAAATGAATTAAAGGGCTTAGGCGTAACAAATATTCAAAGAATAGGTGGATCGAACCGCTATGTAACAAATACCAATATTGCTAATGAAGTAGTTAAAGAAACAACCACTCAGGCTTTTATTGTTAGAGGAGATGATTTCCCTGATGCTATTGCGATTGCTTCATATGCAGCGATGTTTGGACAGCCAGTATTGTTAACTACAAATGACCAACTATCCAACGAAGTAACTTCATTTTTAGATGAAAATGAATCTATAAGTAGTTTTTTAATTGTTGGAGGCATTAATGCTGTAAGTGAAAGCGTTGAGGATCAATTATCACAAGAAGGAACTGTTCATAGAATTTCAGGGGTTGACCGTTACGATACCTCTCATAATGTAGTTAAATTCTTTCAAATTAACTCTTCATCCGCAATTATATCTGATGGAACAAATTTCCCAGATGCAATCTCTGGTTCAGTGTTTGGAGCTCTAAATCGATACCACTTTATTCTTTCTGATCCAAATACACTCAATTCTAGTACACAGAGTGCACTGGATTATCTTTCATGGAAAAACCCAAGTGCAGATAGTTTGGATGGACTTTATATATTAGGAGGAATTTCAAATAGTGTTCAATCAAAAATTGACTCTACCTATATAAAATAA